The nucleotide window TTTTCTGCCCGACACCCTCGAGGAAGACCTCGAAGACGAGCAGACGGCGGCTGCCCTCGAAGGTGCCGACGTAGCCGTTATCGCCGACTCCGACGCCGACGGCCTCGCCTGCGTGGCGCTCATTCGAGAGGCCTACGACGACGTCCGGAACGTCCCCGAACCCGACGACGATGATGCCGTCGACAAGCGAACCGATGCGGCGGATGCCGTCGACGACGCCGAACCCGTCCTCGCTGGCGACGCCGACGACCCACTCGAGGAACCCGAACCGACGCCGCACTCCGTCGCGCTGATCCCCGCAAGCCCACACGACGTCGAGGACGCGCTGGCCCGCGTCGCCGAGTACGGCGACGAGGGAATCGATATCTTCGTCTGTGACCTAGCGCCGGACCGCTACGAGTACGTCGAGGACGAACTCGAGGCAGCCCTCGAGACCGGCGATAGCGTCGAGTGGTACGACCACCATCAGTGGGACGACGACGTCGCCGCGGCGGTTCGCGATGCCGGCGCGACGCTGGTCGTCGGCGACTCCGACGAGGAGTGTAGCGCGGACGTCGTCTACCGCTCGCTCGAGTACGAGTTCGGACCGATGTACGAAGAACTGGCGACCGTTACGCGCGATCACGACCTCTGGCTGCGCGAGGACCCACGAAGCGACGATCTCGCGGACTACGCCTACTGGACCGATCCCGCCGAGTACGTCGAGGTCGTCCGCGAGTACGGCGTCGACCTGCCCGACTGGGTTCGTGAGTTCCTCGAAGAACGCCGCGTCGAGAAGGAAGCGCTGATCGAGCAGGCGGTCGGTCGTTCGGAGTTCCGCGACATCGGCGGCTACACGGTCGGAATCACCTACGGCCGCTGTTCGCAAAACGAGGTCGCCGAAGCGATGCGCGAGCAGGGGGCCGACGCCTCCGTGATCGTCAAACCTGCCGGCTCGGCATCGATTCGGGGAACCGACGAGTTCCAGTTGTGTCACGAGGTCGCGGGCAAGGTCAACGGCGGCGGCCACCCGAAGGCCGCGGGCTGTAAACCCGACATCTACGACGATATGCTCGACTATGCGAACCACTGGACGACCCGCGGCGCGGTGACGAAACAGGTCATCCTCGATGCGTTCCGCGACGTCGTCGCCGAGGCCGACGCGGTGGACGACGAACAGTCCGACGAGTAACTGACTCGAGAGCCACCCCAGAACTGAGAACTCCCCTCGAGCGACTCGAGGGGAGACGCCGACACCGCCCTAATCCTGCGAGAGGACATACCGCATCACGAGCTGAAGGACGTGGACGAACACACCAGCGACGGCGATGTAGACACCGATGGTCTGGAGGCCGACGGAAGCGTTGCGCCGATCGCGAACCTGCCAGATCTCGTAGCCAAGCCGGAGAATAAAGCCAAGGAAGACGAGGACGAAACCGACCAGCAACAGCACCTGCA belongs to Natronorubrum aibiense and includes:
- a CDS encoding DHH family phosphoesterase, giving the protein MYDELIDSGDLPLARKSVLPGTGFFLPDTLEEDLEDEQTAAALEGADVAVIADSDADGLACVALIREAYDDVRNVPEPDDDDAVDKRTDAADAVDDAEPVLAGDADDPLEEPEPTPHSVALIPASPHDVEDALARVAEYGDEGIDIFVCDLAPDRYEYVEDELEAALETGDSVEWYDHHQWDDDVAAAVRDAGATLVVGDSDEECSADVVYRSLEYEFGPMYEELATVTRDHDLWLREDPRSDDLADYAYWTDPAEYVEVVREYGVDLPDWVREFLEERRVEKEALIEQAVGRSEFRDIGGYTVGITYGRCSQNEVAEAMREQGADASVIVKPAGSASIRGTDEFQLCHEVAGKVNGGGHPKAAGCKPDIYDDMLDYANHWTTRGAVTKQVILDAFRDVVAEADAVDDEQSDE